AATTGCTTGAATTCCCTCATCGCTAAAACGAACCGACTCTTCCCTTGGAAAGAAGATTGGTCCGAATCGTTTCCCTTTAAACCATAGCCAAAGAACCATGATTAAGATTCCTTGTAAAACAAGCAGTAAAAACCACATTGGGTAGACGTTCCAAATAGTAGAGGCATTTTCCCCGCCATGAATATATTCATCAAACAAAAAGGTCTGTGCTTTACCTTCATTTAATAGATAAAGAAGTAGTGGTAAATGATCATTTTTTAATAGGTTTTCATTTGTCATCCATTCAGGAGCAATCGCAACAATCAAATGACCTTTACCATAAGTGCGTTTGAGCGCTATGGCTTCCTTGTGATCACTCAATAAAACCACATCTTCTTTCATGGTTTGTAAACGGATTGGGGAACTAATCTCAGCCCGATAGGTGGCATCTGACTGATCAAATACATCCTCCTTTTTGTCATTAGGAGAGGCTTTTTGTTCCGTAAACTCAGTGTTTACATCAAACATCCCTTTAGGGTTGGTTTGTAATAACAAAATGGTATTTCCGTCCTTCATGAAGTTAACATAGTCCTCCATAACATCCTTTTCTGGATAAAATGACGGTTCGACCATAACGAGTAATTGATTTCCTTTCCCATTAGGCAGCATTTCAGGTGCATGGTTCCAGCTCTTTGCTTCCTTTTCTTTCTTTAAATATGTATAAAATGCCTTTACACCGGTTGGAGAAGGAGAATCCGTCACATAGCTTGGATAGACTTGTGGCTTTGGTGAAAAGGAAAAGTAACTTATTGTTAAAAATAAGATGAGTAGAACAATCAGCCAAATCCATGTTCTTACCTTTGATTGTGAATTCATGAAATACCTTCCTCCCCCCTTTCACCGAGCCATTTCATTGCTTCATGTTTGAATTGAACATATTCCTCATTACTCACCGTTCGTTCGCCATAAGTCACATCTTCAAAAAAGTGGGCAAGGCGGTAAAATTGATCGGCTTTTAGTGGATCGTTTTTCCGAAGTTCATCGTAGTAGTCCCAATTCGTTTTCCAAATTCTTGCCTCAAGCCATCCTTTTTCGTGATAATAAAGGAGTAAGGATAAAAACAGGTGGCGGGTTGAAAAAGAATATTCTTCTAATGCTTCATGTTTCATGGCCTCTTCAAGATGCCGCTCGAACGTCCAATTTAATTCCTTCATCGATTGCAGAGGTTTTTGCTTCCGTAAAATCAAATTCCGTCTCGTATTCCGAATCAGAAAGTATGCTGATAATGCTAAAAGAATAATAACCATCACAATAATTACTATTAAAATTGGTCCTGAAGCACTGCTGGCTGATTTAATGGCAGGGAACAACTTTTCCAGCTGTTCTGCGATCCATTCTTTTGCTTTTTCCCACCAGATTTGGATAAACCCTTTAGAATCATTGTAATAAACTCTATACTCTTGTGTATTTAAAATATCTTCAAGGTCATCTCGTGCCTTGTTTGCATCTAACATAATCATCACCTAACATAATAGGTTTATTTATCCCTTGATAACGGGCAGGAAGAATTGGTGGGGGATGAAACAATCCCCCACTGATTGAATTTTCACTTTAAATGGTCTTATAGTCGTCAA
The DNA window shown above is from Neobacillus sp. WH10 and carries:
- a CDS encoding DUF4129 domain-containing protein, producing the protein MLDANKARDDLEDILNTQEYRVYYNDSKGFIQIWWEKAKEWIAEQLEKLFPAIKSASSASGPILIVIIVMVIILLALSAYFLIRNTRRNLILRKQKPLQSMKELNWTFERHLEEAMKHEALEEYSFSTRHLFLSLLLYYHEKGWLEARIWKTNWDYYDELRKNDPLKADQFYRLAHFFEDVTYGERTVSNEEYVQFKHEAMKWLGERGEEGIS
- a CDS encoding DUF4350 domain-containing protein; protein product: MNSQSKVRTWIWLIVLLILFLTISYFSFSPKPQVYPSYVTDSPSPTGVKAFYTYLKKEKEAKSWNHAPEMLPNGKGNQLLVMVEPSFYPEKDVMEDYVNFMKDGNTILLLQTNPKGMFDVNTEFTEQKASPNDKKEDVFDQSDATYRAEISSPIRLQTMKEDVVLLSDHKEAIALKRTYGKGHLIVAIAPEWMTNENLLKNDHLPLLLYLLNEGKAQTFLFDEYIHGGENASTIWNVYPMWFLLLVLQGILIMVLWLWFKGKRFGPIFFPREESVRFSDEGIQAIAAWYLRGKRYHDSLLIQADYVKLLLQERWQIPYSREWQDLSSYIEKKWIQMPARDINSFLNGLVTILEKEKISKQEYLLWSRKLEQIRKEVGE